One part of the Rutidosis leptorrhynchoides isolate AG116_Rl617_1_P2 chromosome 1, CSIRO_AGI_Rlap_v1, whole genome shotgun sequence genome encodes these proteins:
- the LOC139885959 gene encoding vacuolar protein sorting-associated protein 22 homolog 1, with protein sequence MRRRPGIGGLQTAAAARDQYRLLGENVAKLRTDLMKEQLSTFRSQLEDFARKHKNDIRKNPAFRSQFHEMCAKVGVDPLASNKGFWAELLGIGDFYYELGVQIVDICLATRPHNGGLINLEELCKILSQRRKVAREAVTEDDCLRAISKLKVLGSGFEVITVGKRKLVRSVPTELKKDHNDILELSQAQGFVTVEEVERRLSWSTGRAIDALETLLDEGLAMIDDGHKDGKRRYWFPCVSSVSSFVASETS encoded by the exons ATGAGAAGAAGACCAGGAATCGGTGGTTTACAAACTGCTGCGGCTGCTAGG GATCAATATCGATTACTAGGAGAAAATGTAGCAAAATTGAGAACAGATCTTATGAAAGAACAGCTTTCCACTTTTCGTTCTCAATTAGAAGACTTTGCTCGTAAACACAAG AATGATATTCGTAAGAACCCTGCGTTTAGATCACAGTTTCATGAGATGTGTGCAAAAGTTGGAGTAGATCCATTAGCCTCGAATAAAGGTTTTTGGGCTGAGTTGTTGGGGATtggtgatttttattatgaacttg GGGTGCAAATTGTTGATATCTGTTTGGCTACGAGACCTCATAATGGCGGTTTGATTAATTTAGAGGAACTCTGCAAGATATTAAGTCAGAGACGAAAAGTTGCTCGTGAGGCGGTTACCGAAGATGATTGCTTACGGGCAATTAGTAAACTGAAG GTGTTAGGGAGTGGTTTTGAAGTGATTACCGTTGGGAAAAGAAAGCTCGTGCGTTCTGTCCCAACTGAATTGAAGAAAGATCACAATGATATTCTAGAGTTGTCCCAG GCTCAAGGATTTGTTACAGTTGAAGAAGTAGAGAGACGTTTATCATGGTCTACTGGCCGTGCCATTGATGCCCTTGAAACTTTATTAGAT GAGGGCCTTGCAATGATTGACGATGGCCATAAAGATGGAAAGCGACGTTATTGGTTCCCTTGTGTGTCTTCTGTCTCTTCCTTTGTGGCTTCTGAGACTTCTTAG
- the LOC139885960 gene encoding small ribosomal subunit protein bS1m-like: MTIYMIRLFGKSNSSFLLSSGKAIRSQVTRFKDDMYLIDTGVGTPKLTMPEELRPIPANRDVTRFENKVGFMEATAGESLVKTQILERLFMDLVAGEPEMKERATARFNDLVGGATEAVAGEPAILLPRRFTQNQAWSELKKAWDANKKVKGFPLEKIRGGYSVAVGGYIAFLPYRVERRKSRSDQYIIESINSRRKKINLC, from the coding sequence ATGACTATCTACATGATTCGATTATTTGGCAAATCAAATTCAAGCTTTCTTTTATCCAGCGGTAAAGCAATCAGATCGCAAGTTACACGTTTCAAAGACGACATGTATTTAATTGACACCGGAGTTGGAACACCTAAACTCACCATGCCGGAAGAACTTCGTCCAATTCCGGCCAACCGTGACGTCACCAGATTCGAAAACAAAGTCGGATTCATGGAAGCAACTGCCGGTGAATCGTTAGTCAAAACACAGATCTTAGAGCGACTGTTTATGGATTTAGTCGCTGGTGAACCGGAGATGAAGGAACGAGCAACAGCTAGGTTTAATGATCTCGTCGGAGGTGCTACTGAAGCGGTTGCCGGTGAACCGGCGATTTTATTGCCCCGTAGGTTCACACAGAATCAGGCGTGGAGTGAATTGAAAAAGGCGTGGGATGCGAATAAAAAGGTGAAGGGGTTTCCATTGGAGAAAATTAGAGGAGGTTATTCAGTTGCAGTTGGAGGTTATATTGCTTTTCTTCCGTATCGAGTCGAAAGGCGAAAATCAAGGAGTGATCAATACATTATTGAGTCGATTAATTCGAGAAGGAAGAAGATTAATCTGTGTTAG